The following are encoded together in the Terriglobales bacterium genome:
- a CDS encoding transposase: protein MGEALVMRLTDRQWELIEHFFPQPKRRRDGRGRPWASNRACVEGILWVLKTGARWRDLPPSYPSGVTCWRRLRQWEDEGIWVEAWQQLLAALNHHELLQWDETFLDGSFVAAKKGATEWAKPSAGRGQSSWYWSMARAFLWERNSRALRRQRSRWRSRRWRR, encoded by the coding sequence ATGGGCGAAGCTCTCGTCATGCGGCTCACCGACCGGCAGTGGGAGCTGATCGAGCATTTTTTCCCGCAACCCAAACGACGACGAGACGGCCGCGGACGCCCTTGGGCCTCCAATCGCGCCTGCGTCGAGGGCATTCTCTGGGTGCTGAAAACCGGCGCTCGCTGGCGCGACCTGCCGCCCTCGTATCCCAGCGGCGTGACGTGCTGGCGGCGGCTGCGGCAGTGGGAAGACGAGGGCATCTGGGTCGAAGCCTGGCAGCAACTGCTGGCGGCGCTGAACCACCACGAACTGCTGCAGTGGGACGAGACCTTCCTCGACGGCAGCTTCGTGGCGGCGAAAAAAGGGGCGACGGAGTGGGCAAAACCAAGCGCGGGAAGGGGACAAAGCTCATGGTACTGGTCGATGGCCAGGGCATTCCTCTGGGAGCGCAACTCACGAGCGCTTCGCCGGCAGAGGTCACGCTGGCGGAGT